In the genome of Bacillus sp. S3, one region contains:
- a CDS encoding DUF4317 domain-containing protein, which translates to MNKKDIANIRKQFKLDNHLMNIREIFNVYVQKESGDIYHHVSQPFQMLEQEAQELFLANFKKVLTGHLDAKLFELKFSRDVEDSTQMFLFEGLQADTSDDWKEYMLEIVTKMFAHTVYEFDTVVTFIRGEYRKATRKRNVESEEGGDDEVYSTQFILCSLNKTDQPKKALTFDYIEKEFKSHNFFDPIINLDSPLSGFLFPTFNDNAADVNHILYCAGKINQPDFGFIEEVLNCEEIITAQEDKDCFDFILKEVIGDEVDSQVISNVYAEIDKLVQENQENEESETPTLDTRDIERILTVSGVENVESAKVEHAFKAVVADEKHEFKASSLIPKTIKINTKVADVSINPKDLKYVKYITYEGKRCLLLEVDEDVVVEGFRLESGEL; encoded by the coding sequence GTGAATAAAAAAGACATCGCTAATATCCGCAAGCAATTTAAATTAGATAATCATCTGATGAACATTCGCGAAATCTTCAATGTGTATGTTCAGAAAGAATCGGGTGATATTTATCATCATGTCAGTCAGCCATTTCAAATGTTAGAGCAGGAAGCCCAAGAATTATTTTTAGCAAACTTTAAAAAGGTATTGACAGGGCATCTTGATGCCAAACTGTTTGAACTGAAATTCAGCCGCGATGTGGAAGACAGCACCCAAATGTTCCTCTTTGAAGGGCTGCAGGCAGATACATCGGACGATTGGAAGGAATATATGCTTGAAATCGTCACGAAAATGTTTGCCCATACAGTGTATGAATTTGACACGGTAGTGACGTTTATCCGGGGAGAATATCGAAAAGCAACACGGAAACGGAATGTGGAATCTGAAGAGGGCGGGGATGACGAAGTCTATTCCACCCAGTTTATTCTTTGCAGCCTGAATAAAACCGATCAGCCGAAAAAAGCCTTGACGTTTGATTATATCGAGAAAGAATTCAAATCGCATAACTTCTTTGACCCGATTATTAATTTGGATTCTCCGTTGTCAGGCTTTCTTTTTCCAACGTTTAACGACAATGCTGCAGATGTGAACCATATTCTCTATTGTGCCGGGAAGATAAACCAACCTGACTTCGGATTTATTGAAGAGGTTCTCAATTGTGAAGAAATCATCACGGCTCAGGAAGATAAGGACTGCTTCGATTTCATCTTAAAAGAGGTGATAGGCGACGAAGTCGATTCCCAGGTTATCTCTAATGTCTATGCGGAAATCGATAAGCTGGTACAGGAGAATCAGGAAAATGAAGAAAGTGAAACCCCTACGTTGGATACTCGGGATATCGAACGGATCTTAACGGTCAGCGGAGTTGAAAATGTAGAATCGGCCAAAGTGGAACATGCCTTCAAGGCCGTTGTAGCTGATGAAAAACATGAATTCAAAGCAAGCAGTTTAATTCCAAAAACCATAAAGATCAATACGAAGGTGGCCGATGTATCCATCAATCCGAAAGATCTGAAATATGTTAAATATATTACATATGAAGGAAAACGCTGCCTATTGCTGGAAGTCGATGAAGATGTGGTCGTGGAAGGATTCCGACTGGAATCGGGGGAACTCTAA
- a CDS encoding glycoside hydrolase family 3 protein produces MESNHKQPKLEVRVKNIIEVDGLKFKDLNNSGKLEPYKDWRLSPKERAENLVSLMNIDEKVGMMLINTRKMGLSQEDKSKTSHDGVLDEAIVEKGENIFAVSKIYGTTHTIENMHLRHFILRDNFSPAEMAEWVNKMNELCEGTRLGIPCLIASNSRNENGESIFGMNDAVGIFSTWPGTLGLAAAAKGDIKNGGDASLISQFAKIAHDEWDATGIRKGYMYMADTATDPRWQRTYGTFGEDPEFISDAIGRIIDGFQGETLGSHSIAMTTKHFPGGGARENGFDPHYEEGKWNLYPTPGSLEKYHLPPFQAAVEHGTSSIMPYYSIPRINKSVVQEFEGEDIPFEEVGFTFNHYFLQHILRGKLGFKGYINSDSGVTNKMSWGVEDKTEAERFSKAINAGTDLVADTNDIENLKEAIQNGWISEKRIDEANVRLLTEMFTLGLFDDRTYVSTENATAVVSKPAGWEAAYEAHKKSVTVLKNSNQTLPLTAEKVDNKKVYVEAFHKEPERAAAYTEQARKECQELGLFTLTDDYKEADVAILLLSPKSGAYFNATPGLLELELVENKTLTALDGSTYEETTLSNMNHLKEVADSIHVRGGKVIMTVNVVLPWILGNVEPLADVLIAGYDTFYKAQFEVIAGNFRPVGVLPLTLPASEAVIAVDENGDCVSRNDVPGYDKDKYMPEGLSYAYKDSDGNIYKLGHGLAY; encoded by the coding sequence GTGGAATCTAACCATAAACAACCTAAGTTAGAAGTCAGAGTGAAGAACATTATTGAAGTTGATGGGTTAAAATTTAAAGATTTGAATAATAGCGGGAAATTAGAGCCTTATAAAGATTGGCGTTTGAGCCCGAAAGAACGTGCAGAGAACTTAGTCTCATTAATGAATATCGATGAAAAAGTCGGCATGATGCTGATTAATACACGTAAGATGGGACTTTCACAGGAAGATAAGAGTAAGACAAGCCATGATGGTGTACTGGATGAAGCCATTGTTGAAAAAGGTGAAAATATTTTCGCTGTTTCAAAAATCTATGGTACCACCCATACAATTGAAAATATGCACTTACGCCACTTCATTTTAAGAGACAATTTTAGCCCTGCTGAAATGGCTGAGTGGGTTAATAAAATGAATGAATTATGTGAGGGAACACGTCTCGGTATTCCTTGTTTAATCGCATCGAATTCAAGAAACGAAAATGGAGAATCCATCTTTGGTATGAATGATGCGGTAGGGATCTTTTCTACTTGGCCAGGGACTTTAGGACTTGCTGCAGCAGCAAAAGGAGATATAAAAAATGGCGGTGATGCTTCACTTATCAGCCAATTTGCCAAAATAGCACATGATGAGTGGGATGCTACTGGTATCAGAAAGGGATATATGTATATGGCTGATACTGCCACAGATCCTAGATGGCAGCGGACATATGGCACGTTCGGTGAAGATCCGGAATTTATTTCTGATGCGATCGGCCGCATCATTGACGGATTTCAAGGAGAGACTTTAGGTAGTCATAGTATTGCAATGACAACAAAGCATTTCCCTGGCGGCGGTGCACGGGAAAATGGATTTGATCCGCATTATGAAGAAGGAAAGTGGAATTTATACCCAACACCTGGTAGTTTAGAAAAGTACCACTTACCGCCATTCCAGGCTGCGGTTGAACATGGCACTTCATCCATCATGCCGTATTATTCAATCCCACGTATCAATAAGAGTGTGGTTCAAGAATTCGAAGGAGAGGATATTCCTTTCGAAGAAGTTGGCTTTACATTTAATCATTATTTCTTACAGCACATCTTAAGAGGAAAATTAGGATTCAAAGGCTATATCAATAGCGACAGTGGTGTCACCAATAAAATGAGCTGGGGTGTTGAGGATAAGACTGAGGCTGAACGTTTTTCAAAAGCCATCAATGCCGGTACAGACCTTGTTGCGGATACGAATGATATTGAAAATCTTAAAGAAGCCATCCAAAATGGATGGATCAGTGAGAAGCGTATTGATGAAGCAAATGTACGCCTCCTTACAGAAATGTTTACTCTAGGATTATTTGATGATCGTACCTATGTTTCAACAGAAAATGCGACAGCAGTGGTTAGCAAACCAGCGGGCTGGGAAGCTGCTTATGAAGCACATAAAAAGTCGGTAACCGTTCTTAAAAATAGTAATCAGACATTACCTTTAACTGCTGAAAAGGTTGATAATAAGAAGGTTTATGTGGAGGCTTTTCACAAGGAGCCGGAACGGGCCGCTGCTTACACGGAGCAAGCAAGGAAGGAATGCCAAGAATTAGGCCTCTTTACTTTGACTGATGACTATAAAGAAGCAGATGTTGCTATATTATTATTAAGTCCAAAATCCGGAGCTTATTTTAATGCGACACCGGGTCTTTTAGAACTCGAACTTGTCGAGAATAAAACATTAACTGCTTTAGACGGGTCTACGTACGAAGAAACGACCTTGAGCAATATGAATCATTTAAAGGAAGTCGCTGACAGTATTCATGTTCGCGGCGGAAAAGTTATTATGACTGTGAATGTCGTTCTGCCTTGGATCCTTGGAAATGTTGAACCTTTGGCAGATGTTTTAATCGCAGGATACGATACATTTTATAAGGCACAGTTTGAAGTAATAGCGGGCAATTTCCGTCCAGTAGGTGTATTACCGTTAACGTTGCCAGCGAGTGAAGCTGTGATTGCGGTTGATGAGAATGGAGATTGTGTGTCAAGAAATGATGTACCTGGTTATGACAAGGACAAATATATGCCTGAAGGATTGTCGTATGCATATAAAGATAGCGATGGGAATATCTATAAACTTGGTCATGGACTAGCATATTAA
- a CDS encoding neutral zinc metallopeptidase produces the protein MKWKGRRESSNVEDRRGMGGKTVMGGGIGGIIIILLFTLLGGDPGDLINNMTTNNGSDTNTPYQESAQEKELADFVSVVLADTEDVWSDEFKKRGLEYENPKLVLYSGSVQSACGSASSAVGPFYCPGDHKLYIDLSFYEELKQKFQAPGDFAMAYVIAHEVGHHVQTLLHTGEQAPAAQRKSNEYSVRFELQADYLAGVWAHYAQGKGYLEKGDLDEALNAANAVGDDNIQKKAQGYVVPESFTHGTSAQRKRWFYKGFENGTIEGGDTFKAANL, from the coding sequence ATGAAATGGAAAGGTAGACGGGAAAGCTCAAACGTTGAAGACAGAAGAGGCATGGGTGGCAAAACGGTGATGGGGGGCGGCATTGGCGGGATTATTATTATTCTCCTCTTTACGCTCCTCGGTGGTGACCCTGGTGATTTAATCAATAACATGACAACGAATAATGGCTCAGATACAAACACTCCCTACCAGGAATCAGCTCAGGAAAAGGAGCTGGCTGACTTTGTATCGGTCGTCCTTGCTGATACTGAGGATGTATGGTCAGATGAATTCAAGAAAAGAGGTCTGGAATACGAAAATCCTAAGCTCGTTTTATACAGCGGCAGTGTTCAGTCGGCCTGTGGATCGGCGAGTTCAGCAGTGGGGCCGTTTTATTGTCCAGGGGATCACAAGCTTTACATTGACTTAAGTTTTTATGAGGAGCTAAAGCAAAAATTCCAGGCACCCGGCGACTTTGCGATGGCCTATGTCATCGCCCATGAGGTCGGACACCATGTTCAGACCCTCTTGCATACAGGGGAGCAGGCTCCGGCAGCCCAAAGGAAGTCCAACGAGTATTCAGTCAGGTTTGAATTGCAGGCTGACTATTTGGCCGGTGTCTGGGCCCACTATGCCCAAGGGAAGGGCTACCTTGAAAAAGGGGATTTAGATGAGGCGCTCAATGCCGCAAATGCAGTCGGTGATGACAATATCCAGAAAAAAGCACAGGGCTATGTGGTTCCGGAAAGCTTTACCCATGGAACTTCTGCACAGCGGAAGCGTTGGTTTTATAAAGGATTCGAGAATGGCACCATCGAGGGCGGAGACACCTTTAAAGCCGCTAATCTATAA
- a CDS encoding AAA family ATPase → MNPTIERIIANIEKVMIGKRNVAELSLVALMAGGHVLLEDVPGVGKTMMVRALAKSVNANFRRIQFTPDLLPSDVTGVSIYNPKELEFQFRPGPLMGNIILADEINRTSPKTQSALLEGMEEASVTIDGVTHKLNKPFFVMATQNPIEYEGTYPLPEAQLDRFLLKMKMGYPDLQEEIEVLNRAQKVPPIEDLAPVVDLEGLLALQQDIKEVFVDDTIKRYIVDIVNRTRGHGSVYLGASPRGSIALMKAAQAYAYMYGRDYVLPDDIQYLAPFVLSHRIILKSEAKFEGISAEEVVNRVVARVPVPVRRLVK, encoded by the coding sequence ATGAATCCCACGATAGAAAGAATCATCGCAAACATTGAAAAAGTGATGATTGGAAAAAGAAATGTGGCTGAATTGAGCCTTGTTGCACTAATGGCTGGAGGCCACGTGCTGTTAGAAGACGTACCAGGTGTGGGGAAAACGATGATGGTCCGGGCACTTGCGAAATCGGTTAATGCCAATTTCCGCAGAATTCAATTTACCCCGGACCTGCTGCCATCCGATGTCACAGGCGTCTCCATTTATAATCCGAAAGAGTTGGAATTTCAATTCCGCCCGGGTCCTTTAATGGGGAACATTATTCTCGCCGATGAAATCAACCGAACCTCGCCGAAGACTCAGTCTGCCCTTTTAGAGGGGATGGAGGAGGCCAGCGTCACGATTGACGGCGTGACTCATAAACTGAACAAACCTTTTTTCGTGATGGCGACGCAGAATCCGATCGAATATGAAGGCACCTATCCGCTTCCGGAAGCGCAGCTCGATCGCTTTTTATTAAAAATGAAAATGGGTTATCCGGACTTGCAGGAAGAGATTGAAGTCCTTAATCGTGCGCAAAAGGTGCCGCCAATCGAGGATCTTGCGCCGGTCGTAGACCTTGAAGGCTTGCTCGCACTGCAGCAGGATATTAAAGAGGTATTTGTGGACGATACCATTAAACGCTATATTGTTGATATTGTGAACCGGACCAGGGGCCACGGCAGTGTGTACCTAGGCGCAAGCCCAAGGGGTTCAATTGCCTTAATGAAGGCAGCTCAAGCATATGCATATATGTACGGGCGTGATTATGTCCTGCCGGATGATATTCAGTATTTAGCGCCATTTGTGCTATCCCATCGGATTATTTTAAAATCTGAAGCAAAATTTGAAGGGATTTCAGCGGAAGAAGTAGTAAACAGGGTGGTTGCGAGGGTTCCGGTACCAGTTAGAAGGTTAGTGAAATAA
- a CDS encoding DUF58 domain-containing protein, whose amino-acid sequence MKKRWIPFKKGWKLILLVFLILLTFSYAMFQGGFVSWFLFYSFLPFAIYCVALSFYSLNEFEVTRVLLKADYNAGEAFRVTVSIKRSKAFPLFYLLIEDHLGDAMKYAPQQKKAKALLLPGFKKEVDYEYIIDQLPRGEHFFTSFSLKIGDPLGLFEKEKIVKAPGKIVVYPAYSELLYRPFENQFDQGLTASRERVQRDTTMAVGVRDYQPGDRFSWINWKASAKRNEIMTKEFEQRQSHDVFVVMDCVPDKHFEAVVSYTASLLHAILRKGAQTGLLTISSERASFPIRGGELHLRQLFYHLAKIEAKGLRSFEKVLETDGLFIQQTVSFMLVTAQLTKPVIEKASFLGKRKGSITVFLIKGQKESQTETERSLVTIANARGVRVVMVHEGDFKASFSEVMGR is encoded by the coding sequence ATGAAAAAACGCTGGATTCCGTTTAAAAAAGGCTGGAAGTTGATCCTGCTCGTTTTTCTCATCCTTCTCACGTTCTCCTATGCCATGTTTCAAGGGGGATTTGTCAGCTGGTTTTTATTTTATAGCTTTCTGCCGTTTGCCATTTATTGCGTCGCGCTTTCCTTTTATTCTTTAAATGAGTTTGAAGTTACTCGGGTTTTATTAAAAGCGGACTATAATGCAGGAGAGGCTTTCAGGGTAACTGTCTCAATCAAGCGTTCAAAGGCGTTTCCGTTATTCTACTTGCTAATAGAAGATCATTTAGGTGATGCAATGAAATATGCCCCGCAGCAAAAGAAAGCAAAGGCACTTCTTCTGCCCGGTTTTAAAAAAGAAGTCGATTATGAATATATCATTGACCAACTGCCGCGCGGGGAACACTTTTTCACATCGTTTTCGTTAAAAATCGGCGATCCACTTGGATTATTTGAAAAAGAAAAAATCGTCAAAGCACCAGGGAAAATCGTTGTGTACCCCGCCTATTCAGAGCTTTTATACCGGCCGTTTGAAAATCAATTTGATCAAGGGTTAACAGCGTCGAGGGAACGGGTGCAGCGCGATACAACCATGGCGGTAGGTGTCCGGGATTATCAGCCGGGGGACCGGTTTTCCTGGATTAACTGGAAAGCGTCCGCAAAGCGCAACGAAATTATGACAAAGGAATTCGAGCAGCGGCAATCCCATGATGTGTTTGTTGTCATGGATTGTGTGCCTGATAAGCACTTTGAAGCAGTCGTTTCCTATACTGCGTCGTTATTACATGCGATTTTGAGGAAAGGTGCCCAGACGGGACTGTTAACGATCAGCAGCGAACGTGCATCCTTTCCGATTCGAGGCGGGGAACTGCACTTACGGCAGCTCTTTTATCATCTCGCAAAAATTGAAGCAAAAGGCTTGCGGTCGTTTGAAAAGGTGTTAGAGACAGACGGGCTTTTTATTCAACAAACAGTCTCCTTTATGCTTGTCACGGCGCAATTAACGAAACCGGTGATCGAAAAGGCAAGTTTTCTAGGAAAGAGAAAAGGCTCTATTACCGTTTTCCTTATAAAAGGTCAAAAGGAATCTCAGACGGAAACGGAGCGTTCCCTTGTCACAATCGCAAATGCCCGGGGTGTTCGAGTCGTCATGGTTCATGAGGGCGATTTTAAAGCATCCTTTTCGGAGGTGATGGGTCGATGA
- a CDS encoding DUF3488 and DUF4129 domain-containing transglutaminase family protein, producing the protein MMKRDFSSFLLYGLSFLLLWEWLRPIEKLTNTDNIETFIAFMLITFVMSYFHLKGIWKGSIKLVFILFSINRFYYEQGFFHLKWLKSFLLDVADNIGMLTGRQWNDLSNEFRTLLFFILLWLMVYLIDYWLLNRKQIFIFFFMTLIYITVLDTFTPYSAKAAIVRTVAAGFAVMGMLTFYRIIQKENVTVDSSFIRKWMVPLAGMLAVSVVAGMAAPKAAPIWPDPVPYLTANNNKADGEGSGSGPHRIGYGTNDGALGGPFISDNNPVFKYEASGKSYWKMETKDTYTGKGWFASGSSPISYLKEELVPVYSIPDSVETIKESASVNVHNNYRYHFIMYPAGIQKITDIQPTDPNGNRFMVDTTNERISYYDEELEPVVPRNFTVDFVRPKYKVQDLQRTTSVDPSTFFYQKYTHLPEELPQRIRELAEEITAEKSNWFDKAKAVESYFSNSGFTYDQKNVAVPGTNDDYVDQFLFDTKRGYCDNFSTSMAVMLRTLGIPTRWVKGYTGGDFLEYSKDNTSKQYYEVTNNNAHSWVEVFFPNQGWVPFEPTKGFTNEILINYEATEGSGTTNQQTIPPPVKKPQKNELEEPKTVEKQDKSFDLKAIWEQAKLTAENNWKKAVLILIILTVIAAVVYRIRGKWLPYGVLLVYKFKKKDESIAAAYMVLLNQLERYGIKRKENQTLRNYARYVDMFFSTREMTRLTHFYEQYTYHQNLPKGTWKESHELWENLIKKTIA; encoded by the coding sequence ATGATGAAAAGGGATTTTTCCTCGTTTCTACTATACGGACTTAGCTTTCTTCTGTTATGGGAATGGCTGCGGCCAATTGAAAAATTAACAAATACGGATAATATTGAAACGTTTATTGCCTTTATGCTAATCACCTTCGTCATGTCCTATTTTCATCTAAAGGGGATTTGGAAAGGTAGTATTAAGTTAGTATTTATCTTATTTTCTATTAATCGTTTCTATTATGAGCAAGGATTCTTTCATCTTAAATGGTTGAAGTCATTCCTTTTGGATGTGGCTGATAATATAGGTATGCTTACGGGCAGGCAGTGGAACGACTTATCTAATGAATTTCGAACGCTGTTGTTTTTTATCCTGCTTTGGTTAATGGTGTATTTAATTGATTATTGGCTCCTTAATCGCAAGCAGATCTTTATCTTTTTCTTTATGACCTTGATTTATATTACGGTCTTGGACACGTTTACGCCATATAGTGCAAAAGCAGCGATCGTGCGGACGGTTGCGGCGGGATTTGCTGTGATGGGAATGCTGACCTTTTACCGGATCATCCAGAAAGAAAACGTAACCGTTGATTCATCATTTATTCGAAAATGGATGGTTCCGCTGGCAGGGATGCTGGCCGTTAGTGTGGTGGCGGGAATGGCCGCGCCTAAGGCTGCTCCGATTTGGCCGGATCCTGTTCCCTATCTTACCGCAAATAACAATAAAGCTGACGGAGAAGGCAGTGGTTCCGGACCGCATCGAATCGGCTACGGTACCAATGATGGTGCACTTGGCGGACCGTTTATCAGTGACAACAACCCGGTTTTTAAATATGAAGCGAGCGGAAAAAGTTATTGGAAGATGGAGACTAAGGATACTTATACCGGAAAGGGATGGTTTGCTTCCGGCTCATCTCCCATCTCCTATCTGAAGGAAGAGCTTGTCCCTGTGTATTCGATTCCTGACTCAGTTGAAACGATTAAGGAATCTGCTTCTGTCAACGTCCATAATAATTATCGCTATCATTTTATTATGTACCCGGCAGGGATCCAGAAAATCACGGACATACAGCCAACTGATCCAAATGGAAATCGCTTCATGGTGGATACGACTAATGAGAGGATCAGCTATTATGATGAAGAACTAGAGCCGGTTGTTCCCCGTAATTTTACGGTAGACTTTGTCCGTCCAAAATATAAAGTCCAGGACCTGCAGCGGACAACAAGTGTGGACCCGTCAACCTTCTTTTACCAGAAGTATACGCATTTGCCGGAAGAATTACCGCAAAGAATCAGAGAATTAGCGGAAGAGATAACCGCTGAAAAATCAAATTGGTTTGACAAGGCGAAAGCCGTGGAAAGCTATTTTTCCAATTCAGGCTTTACGTACGACCAAAAAAATGTCGCGGTGCCTGGCACCAATGATGATTATGTTGACCAATTTTTATTTGACACAAAACGGGGCTATTGCGATAATTTTTCCACTTCGATGGCCGTTATGTTAAGGACGCTGGGGATTCCTACTCGCTGGGTAAAAGGGTATACGGGCGGGGATTTTCTAGAATACAGCAAAGATAACACTTCGAAACAATATTATGAAGTGACCAACAATAATGCCCACTCATGGGTAGAGGTCTTTTTCCCAAATCAAGGCTGGGTGCCGTTTGAGCCAACAAAGGGTTTTACCAATGAGATTTTAATCAATTATGAAGCAACGGAAGGCTCGGGAACTACCAACCAGCAAACAATCCCGCCGCCTGTGAAAAAGCCTCAGAAGAATGAACTGGAAGAACCTAAAACTGTGGAGAAACAAGACAAGTCCTTTGATCTGAAAGCGATTTGGGAACAAGCAAAATTGACAGCAGAAAACAATTGGAAAAAGGCTGTTCTCATTCTCATCATCCTAACAGTAATAGCAGCAGTTGTTTATCGAATCCGCGGCAAGTGGCTTCCGTATGGCGTATTGCTCGTTTACAAATTTAAGAAAAAGGATGAAAGTATCGCTGCAGCGTATATGGTTTTATTGAATCAGCTTGAACGTTATGGGATCAAGCGGAAGGAAAACCAAACGCTGAGGAATTATGCCCGTTATGTTGATATGTTCTTTTCAACGCGGGAAATGACACGGCTGACACACTTTTATGAACAATATACGTACCATCAAAACCTGCCAAAGGGAACTTGGAAAGAGTCGCATGAATTATGGGAAAATTTAATCAAAAAGACAATTGCTTGA